The segment attaagaccacattattatattatattatcgtatccttataaaaaaaaatagattgtaAGAATATTAATGAACTAATcttgtaataaaaataatatataaaaaaaattaaaaaatacatcaaattaaatgtttttatttttattgattgagGTTTTACATCCATATGTGAATATATTACTTGATGTAAACACatttagaaataaaatttaaataattattatattaaatataatattgttttatatatttatttattcaaaatattgattttacacataaaattttaaatatatctttatacacacatacatacatacatacatgtatacatacatacatacatattcataCACACATaagatatataaaaataaaattataatatattgcaaaatagttaaaaaatatgtatatatataacattTGTATTCCATCATATTTTCAATTCTACATACAAATCTATTTTAGTCTAGAagggaaatatatatatacatattatagaaaaattatatttataaaatgaACTATCTAGATATATATTATATGAATGATATATACATAGATGTATTTACTTTGAGACTATTAAATATTTTATGAAAATCTTAATCATTGCATGTGCAACAACAATAAAGAAGTGTTTAATTCTTACAAAGTATTTTGACTTCTAAGAATACAACAAAATAAATGGGCAATTAATACAAAAaacttcaaatttaaaaaatatcaaatttaaaataaataccaaacataaaaaataGTAAATTAATTATAGTATATTTTACATAACTACTACATCACCTAACATACATAAGTAATAAATATAATTGATACATTTGTTTTGATGAATTTTCATGTAAACTTTTCATAATATTATTCAAAAACAATCTGTTTTAGACTCTatcaaaattttaataataatttgtCAGTATTGACATAATGTGATGTTTAAGTTGTGGTGCTGTTGTTCTTGTCCTCAAGAAATGTTGTTGTTGAAGATAAGATCCTCATTTGTGACTTGAAACAAATGTAGCTACTCTTCAAAAAGAAGTGTAGCTACACTTCACTCAGATTACTTAAATCACACACTAAACTTTGACTCTTAGACTTCAAGTTTTAAACACTCATAATTGACGGAGTCTGTGAGTGTGTGAGATTTAAGACTTTTCATTACTTTTGAGTTTAGATTTGTAGACGGGGATCTTGGTAGCCATCTCTGTTTGCAaagggaaaaatgaatgaaggggCGCAGCCTCATGCGCTTCTAATCCCTGTGCCTGTACAGGGCCACATTAATTCTATGATGCAACTCGCCTGGAAACTCACCTCCCATGGATTTCTCATCACATTCCTTAACACCCACGATACCCTACACCGTATATTGGAAGCCAATAGGAAAACCTCTCTGCCCAAAAACTGGGATTTGATCCGAATGATCTCTGTTCCAATGGAGGCGCAGCCAGAAGATGGTCGGGACGACGCTACAAAATTTTCAGAGTCGCTAGAAAAGGAGCTGGGTCCTCCTGTTATTCTCAGTCTCATCCAGAAGATCAACAATGAAGAAGAGCGCAAAATCACTTGCATAATAGCAGATTTCTGGATGTGCTCTGGCTTACAGGCGGTTGCCAATTTCCATGTTATTTCTCTCGCTGTTTTGCATACTCAACTTCTTTCCGTTTGCGCCATCAGCTACTTCAGTCCCAGCCTCATCTCCCGGGGGATCCTTCCTAACAATGGTAAGATATTACAACCTGATTTTTCCTACATTATGGGTGGGATAGAATCCTTCAAAAAACAAACTGGTAAAATTCAGAGGCAGAGTTTCCTACTGCACAAATTTTTGGGGGTTTTTTTTCACAAACCCTTTGCTGTGTTCACATCTAAATTAGAGTCATCACTCATTTAACTTCTGGTTACTCTAATATTTCCTGCTACAAATTTGGGCTATTGCTATATGACGTTCTAGAAGGATTTGATTGGACATAAATTTGGGATTGTGATTTCTCATGATTTTGAACAACCCATTTAATAGTCATTGGATTTGGATTGTTTTTGTTAAAGGTATTGTGGAGGAGGATAAAATGGTAAAATGTCTTTCCTCAGTACCACCAATGCGTTCTGGCGAACTTCCATGGATGCATCGGGGTGAGTACTTATTTCTTAAGGGGAATCGCATCGCTCAAGAACTGAAGGAGATAAAATGGGTCCTTTTCAACTCCTTTCACGACCTAGAAGCTCCAGCAGTGGAAGAACTATCCAAAGAAGTGGGAGTTTATACAATAGGTCCATTAATTCCTCCTGAGTTTCTACATGGCGATTCAAGCGATACGACCAAGATCCTTCCAAGCTTGTGGACAGACGAATTGGAATGTTTAAAATGGTTGGATAAACAAGTTGCCCAATCTGTGATCTACTTATCTTTCGGAAGTTTTACAGTTCTTGAGGAAAAGCAAGTGGAAGAGGTTGCTCTGGGTTTAGAGGTAATAAAAAGACCATTTCTGTGGGTTTTGCGCTCAGATGGAGTGAAAGGTGACAGGGCCATTTTGATTTCGAGGTTATTGGAGAGCACAGGAGATCAGGGGTGTATTGTGGGTTGGGCCCCACAGTTGCAGGTATTATGTCACCCTTCATTAGCATGCTTCGTCACACATTGTGGATGGAACTCGGTGCAGGAGAGTATGAGCATGGGAGTACCCATGCTCTGCTGGCCTTATTTCTCTGATCAGTTTCTTAACCGCAACTACGTCGTGGATGTCTGGAAAGTTGGGCTGCTTTTAAATCCCAATAAAGATGGACACATAGAGAAAGAGGAATGCAGAAAAGCTGTAGAGGAATTGCTGGTGAGCGAAAAAGGGATGGAAATCAGAGAGAAAGTGAACAAGTGGAAGACGATTGCAAGGAATGCGGAGAAGGAAGGAGGATCTTCTTCAAAAAGCTTTAATCTGTTTGTCAATGCCATCAAGCAGATTCCTGTGACAAAAATTTAGGGCTAATATTTTTAATTGGTGTATTGAAATGAAGCTACAGATGGATTGATAGAAGTGCACTTCAGGTTCAAATCTTAATCTAGATAATTATAGGCAGGGTATGGTGTGGAATGGACACCTTACGttgatttatttgttttattttttctgtTATTGTTCCACTAATTAAATTTTAGTGGTGAGCTATATAGAGTATTGAAATTAAAGATCCTCCGTCGCAATGATGTTTAGTTTTAAATAGATAAGACAGCTGAATATTAATCATTTATCAAAAAGAACTACCCATATTTGCATACCTTTGGATACATATGATTCCAGAGGTGGAACATAGATTCCTGCAAATGACTCTCCAGCAATACACAATTGAAAATCTAGGGGTTTTTAAACATTTGCCTGTCTTATATAATCATATATTCATACATCTTCGTTACTGAATTTCTTGTGCTTTTTGTAAATGAATTTTATTAGCGAACTAATTCACCTTTACCTCTAGTTGTTGATAAATAACAATCGAATACCTCTTTCCATATCTATTAATCAGTAAATACCATTGATCAGCAAATCCTAACAAAATGATTTTCAAGAAACGATTTGGGATCTTTAAAGGGCAAAGTTGAAAGTATGTTTTAAGTTCTAACAGTTTAAAATACTTTTCGTTTAGAAAATTTGCAGAGATTATTGATAGAATACAAAACGAAAATGCATAACTCGTATAAGAT is part of the Cryptomeria japonica chromosome 10, Sugi_1.0, whole genome shotgun sequence genome and harbors:
- the LOC131072596 gene encoding UDP-glycosyltransferase 85A2, with translation MNEGAQPHALLIPVPVQGHINSMMQLAWKLTSHGFLITFLNTHDTLHRILEANRKTSLPKNWDLIRMISVPMEAQPEDGRDDATKFSESLEKELGPPVILSLIQKINNEEERKITCIIADFWMCSGLQAVANFHVISLAVLHTQLLSVCAISYFSPSLISRGILPNNGIVEEDKMVKCLSSVPPMRSGELPWMHRGEYLFLKGNRIAQELKEIKWVLFNSFHDLEAPAVEELSKEVGVYTIGPLIPPEFLHGDSSDTTKILPSLWTDELECLKWLDKQVAQSVIYLSFGSFTVLEEKQVEEVALGLEVIKRPFLWVLRSDGVKGDRAILISRLLESTGDQGCIVGWAPQLQVLCHPSLACFVTHCGWNSVQESMSMGVPMLCWPYFSDQFLNRNYVVDVWKVGLLLNPNKDGHIEKEECRKAVEELLVSEKGMEIREKVNKWKTIARNAEKEGGSSSKSFNLFVNAIKQIPVTKI